A single window of Kitasatospora sp. HUAS MG31 DNA harbors:
- the egtA gene encoding ergothioneine biosynthesis glutamate--cysteine ligase EgtA, with protein MTPLTEASAEEHLLGICFKIGPPRLIGVEAEWFVHDDRCPDSPVDPDRVAAALTALPTHPDGPRFPAGARLTREPGGQVELSSLPAESPENCAADLLADHAALRSALASQGLRLTGSGTDPVARERRMQAAHPRYRAMERYFDSAGPWGRIMMCGTASVQVSVDAGTEPRFAERWQLTHRLGPVLVAAFANSPLLDGRPTGYRSTRQMVWSRMDPSRTLAPPPDGDPRDVWSRYVLDARVLCVRRSDGVPWTAPAGLTFRDWLRGAGDRAATLADLDYHRTTLFPPVRPRGHLELRMIDAQPGDGWLVPLALVSALLDDPIATDTALAALERLDHDGATPPPRSGLWQRAAVRGMADPELRRAALVCFAAADRALARRGADGPLRKALGEFAERYPARGRCPADDQLDGLRADVRPAPEEGAPC; from the coding sequence GTGACACCGCTGACCGAGGCTTCGGCCGAGGAGCATCTGCTCGGCATATGTTTCAAGATCGGGCCCCCGCGCCTGATCGGGGTCGAGGCGGAGTGGTTCGTCCATGACGACCGATGTCCCGACAGCCCGGTGGACCCCGATCGCGTCGCGGCCGCGCTGACGGCCCTGCCGACGCACCCCGACGGCCCGCGGTTTCCGGCGGGCGCCCGTCTGACCCGTGAACCCGGCGGCCAGGTCGAGCTCAGCTCCCTCCCCGCCGAGAGCCCCGAGAACTGCGCCGCCGACCTGCTGGCGGACCACGCCGCACTCCGTTCCGCGCTCGCCTCCCAGGGCCTGCGGCTCACCGGCAGCGGCACCGACCCGGTGGCGCGGGAGCGCCGGATGCAGGCCGCCCACCCCCGGTACCGCGCGATGGAGCGGTACTTCGACTCGGCCGGGCCGTGGGGCAGGATCATGATGTGCGGGACGGCGTCCGTGCAGGTGAGCGTGGACGCGGGCACCGAGCCGCGGTTCGCGGAGCGCTGGCAGCTGACCCACCGGCTGGGGCCGGTGCTGGTCGCGGCGTTCGCCAACTCCCCCCTGCTGGACGGCCGTCCGACCGGCTACCGGTCGACCCGGCAGATGGTGTGGTCCCGGATGGACCCGAGCCGCACCCTGGCACCGCCGCCGGACGGCGATCCGCGGGACGTGTGGTCGAGATACGTGCTGGACGCCCGGGTGCTGTGCGTGCGCCGCTCGGACGGGGTGCCCTGGACGGCGCCCGCCGGGCTGACCTTCCGGGACTGGCTGCGCGGCGCGGGCGATCGCGCCGCCACCCTGGCCGACCTGGACTACCACCGCACCACCCTGTTCCCGCCGGTACGGCCGCGCGGGCACCTGGAGCTGCGGATGATCGACGCCCAGCCCGGGGACGGCTGGCTCGTCCCGCTGGCCCTGGTGAGCGCGCTGCTGGACGACCCGATCGCCACCGACACCGCGCTGGCCGCCCTGGAGCGGCTGGACCACGACGGCGCCACTCCCCCGCCGCGCAGCGGCCTTTGGCAGCGGGCGGCGGTCCGCGGCATGGCCGATCCGGAGCTGCGGCGGGCCGCGCTGGTCTGCTTCGCGGCCGCCGACCGGGCGCTGGCCCGGCGCGGCGCCGACGGCCCGCTCCGCAAGGCCCTGGGCGAGTTCGCCGAACGCTACCCGGCCCGCGGGCGCTGTCCCGCCGACGACCAGCTGGACGGGCTGCGCGCCGACGTCCGGCCCGCTCCCGAGGAGGGCGCACCGTGCTGA
- a CDS encoding winged helix DNA-binding domain-containing protein has translation MNARPRIDTAGRRARLAVRQLLTPGSRARTAEEVAESVLALHASDPSSVFLSAGARMTDPGIPEVERALYEDATLVRMHGMRHTLFVVPADVAPLVQSSTTRKVAERERRGLVAFAAEGGFDEAWLARVQEEALAALAESGHASGSRLGELVPDLRQGIAVSVGKPYEAVQTIGTRLLRVLGMEAAIIRRRPVGSWTSNQHHWAVHRPYPDLPVAQAQADLARRWLDRYGPGTVDDLKWWTGWTVREVRAALAACGAVAVTVDCGTEEREGFVLPEDVEPVPQPEPWAALLPGLDPTPMGWQLRDWYLPPEHRAELFDRSGNIGPTVWWDGRIVGGWAQRADGEVVTELFGRPGVEATAAVAAEADRLRAWLGPSRVTPRFRTPLERRLSA, from the coding sequence ATGAACGCCCGCCCCAGGATCGACACTGCCGGGCGGCGCGCCCGGCTGGCCGTACGGCAGTTGCTGACCCCCGGGTCGCGGGCCCGGACCGCCGAGGAGGTGGCGGAGTCCGTCCTCGCCCTGCACGCCAGCGATCCGTCCTCGGTGTTCCTCTCCGCCGGCGCCCGGATGACGGACCCCGGGATTCCCGAGGTCGAGCGGGCGCTGTACGAGGACGCCACGCTGGTCCGGATGCACGGCATGCGGCACACCCTGTTCGTCGTCCCGGCGGACGTGGCCCCGCTGGTGCAGTCCTCCACCACCCGCAAGGTCGCCGAGCGGGAGCGCCGCGGGCTGGTGGCCTTCGCCGCCGAGGGCGGGTTCGACGAGGCCTGGCTGGCCCGGGTCCAGGAGGAGGCGCTCGCCGCCCTCGCCGAGTCCGGCCACGCCAGCGGCAGCCGGCTCGGCGAACTGGTCCCCGACCTGCGGCAGGGCATCGCGGTGTCGGTCGGCAAGCCGTACGAGGCCGTCCAGACCATCGGCACCCGGCTGCTGCGCGTCCTCGGCATGGAGGCGGCGATCATCCGCCGCCGGCCGGTGGGGAGTTGGACCAGCAACCAGCACCACTGGGCGGTCCACCGGCCGTACCCGGACCTGCCCGTCGCCCAGGCCCAGGCGGACCTGGCCCGGCGCTGGCTCGACCGGTACGGGCCCGGGACGGTGGACGACCTCAAGTGGTGGACGGGGTGGACGGTCCGGGAGGTACGCGCCGCGCTGGCCGCCTGCGGGGCGGTCGCGGTGACGGTGGACTGCGGCACCGAGGAGCGGGAGGGGTTCGTGCTGCCCGAGGACGTCGAGCCGGTGCCGCAGCCCGAGCCCTGGGCCGCCCTGCTGCCGGGGCTCGACCCGACGCCGATGGGATGGCAGCTACGGGACTGGTACCTGCCGCCCGAGCACCGGGCCGAACTCTTCGACCGCTCCGGCAACATCGGGCCGACCGTCTGGTGGGACGGGCGGATCGTCGGCGGCTGGGCCCAGCGGGCGGACGGCGAGGTGGTGACCGAACTCTTCGGGCGGCCCGGCGTCGAGGCCACGGCCGCCGTCGCCGCCGAGGCCGACCGCCTCCGCGCCTGGCTCGGCCCCTCCCGCGTCACCCCCCGCTTCCGCACCCCGCTCGAACGCCGCCTCAGCGCGTAG
- a CDS encoding glycoside hydrolase family 6 protein, producing MNGSAPIDPRKAEGPVTPRVRPPPERIPPVSVPLVRRLRTAAAAAVLSAATVLPLALAQPTQAAPAVPAEAAAPAPAEAAARVDNPYVGAGVYVNPEWSAKAAAEPGGSAVANQPTAVWLDRIAAIDGVGGSMGLRAHLDAAVAQAAGRPLVFQVVVYNLPGRDCAALASNGELGPTEIGRYRSEYIDPIAAILRDPAYAGLRIVTTIELDSLPNLVTNAGGTATATPQCEAMKANGNYVAGVGYALARLGAIPNVYNYLDAGHHGWLGWDSNLDPSVNLLHQAANASGSTPANVQGFVVNTANYSALREPNFTVDDTVNGTSVRQSAWVDWNRYVDELSYARAFRQKAVAAGFDPGVGMLIDTSRNGWGGTARPAGPGPRTTVDAYVDGGRIDRRFQTGNWCNQSGAGLGERPKAAPEPGIDAYVWVKPPGESDGASSQIANDEGKGFDRMCDPTYTGNARNNFHLSGALPNAPLAGHWFSAQFQELLRNAHPALGGVEPGPDTTAPTVPTGLTAPTVTATGVTLGWTASTDDVGVTGYDVYRGGTLAGSSAGTSFTDAGLTAATAYAYTVRARDAAGNVSPASAALTVTTAPAGGGGTGGCTATYQVSSDWGSGFNADVVITNTGTRATGSWKVGWTFGGNQRITNLWNGSLTQSGAAVTVANAGYNGTIPVGGSTGFGFGAGYSGVNALPQLSCTAG from the coding sequence ATGAATGGGAGCGCTCCCATAGATCCACGCAAGGCCGAAGGCCCGGTCACCCCCAGGGTCCGTCCCCCACCCGAAAGGATTCCGCCGGTGTCAGTCCCCCTCGTCCGCCGTCTCCGGACGGCCGCGGCCGCCGCGGTGCTCAGCGCCGCCACCGTGCTGCCGCTCGCCCTCGCCCAGCCCACCCAGGCGGCCCCCGCCGTCCCCGCCGAAGCCGCCGCCCCTGCCCCCGCCGAAGCCGCCGCCCGGGTCGACAACCCGTACGTCGGCGCCGGCGTCTACGTGAACCCCGAGTGGTCGGCCAAGGCGGCCGCGGAGCCCGGCGGCAGCGCGGTGGCGAACCAGCCGACCGCCGTCTGGCTGGACCGGATCGCCGCGATCGACGGCGTGGGCGGCTCGATGGGCCTGCGGGCCCACCTGGACGCGGCCGTCGCGCAGGCCGCCGGCAGGCCGCTGGTGTTCCAGGTGGTCGTCTACAACCTGCCGGGCCGCGACTGCGCCGCCCTCGCCTCCAACGGCGAGCTGGGCCCGACCGAGATCGGCCGGTACCGGAGCGAGTACATCGACCCGATCGCCGCGATCCTCCGGGACCCGGCCTACGCGGGGCTGCGGATCGTCACCACCATCGAGCTCGACTCCCTGCCCAACCTGGTCACCAACGCCGGCGGCACGGCCACCGCCACCCCGCAGTGCGAGGCCATGAAGGCCAACGGCAACTATGTCGCCGGGGTGGGCTACGCGCTGGCCCGGCTGGGCGCGATCCCGAACGTCTACAACTACCTCGACGCCGGCCACCACGGCTGGCTGGGCTGGGACTCCAACCTCGACCCCTCGGTCAACCTGCTCCACCAGGCGGCCAACGCCTCCGGGTCCACCCCGGCGAACGTCCAGGGCTTCGTGGTGAACACCGCCAACTACTCGGCGCTGCGCGAGCCGAACTTCACCGTCGACGACACGGTCAACGGCACCTCGGTCCGGCAGAGTGCGTGGGTCGACTGGAACCGGTACGTCGACGAGCTGTCCTACGCCCGGGCGTTCCGGCAGAAGGCCGTGGCGGCGGGCTTCGACCCGGGCGTCGGCATGCTGATCGACACCTCCCGCAACGGCTGGGGCGGCACCGCGCGGCCCGCCGGGCCGGGCCCGCGGACCACGGTGGACGCGTACGTGGACGGCGGCCGGATCGACCGCCGGTTCCAGACCGGAAACTGGTGCAACCAGTCCGGTGCCGGCCTCGGCGAGCGGCCGAAGGCGGCGCCGGAGCCCGGGATCGACGCCTACGTCTGGGTGAAGCCGCCCGGCGAGTCGGACGGCGCCAGCTCGCAGATCGCCAACGACGAGGGCAAGGGCTTCGACCGGATGTGCGACCCCACGTACACCGGCAACGCCCGCAACAACTTCCACCTGTCCGGTGCGCTGCCGAACGCCCCGCTGGCGGGCCACTGGTTCTCGGCGCAGTTCCAGGAGCTGCTGCGCAACGCCCACCCGGCGCTCGGCGGCGTGGAGCCCGGCCCCGACACCACCGCCCCCACCGTGCCGACCGGCCTGACGGCCCCGACCGTCACCGCCACCGGCGTCACCCTCGGCTGGACCGCCTCCACCGACGACGTCGGCGTCACCGGCTACGACGTGTACCGCGGGGGCACCCTGGCCGGCAGCTCCGCCGGCACCTCCTTCACCGACGCCGGGCTGACCGCGGCCACCGCGTACGCCTACACGGTCCGTGCCCGAGACGCGGCGGGCAACGTCAGCCCGGCCTCGGCCGCGCTCACCGTCACCACCGCCCCGGCGGGCGGCGGCGGGACGGGCGGCTGCACCGCGACGTACCAGGTGAGCAGTGACTGGGGCAGCGGCTTCAACGCGGACGTGGTGATCACCAACACCGGTACCCGGGCGACCGGTTCGTGGAAGGTCGGCTGGACCTTCGGCGGCAACCAGCGGATCACCAACCTGTGGAACGGCTCGCTCACCCAGTCCGGCGCGGCCGTGACGGTGGCCAACGCCGGCTACAACGGGACGATCCCGGTGGGGGGTTCGACCGGCTTCGGGTTCGGGGCGGGCTACTCGGGCGTCAACGCCCTGCCGCAGCTCAGCTGCACCGCGGGCTGA
- a CDS encoding glycoside hydrolase family 15 protein, producing the protein MAGNIEDYALVGDLQTAALIGRDGSVDWLCLPRFDSPSCFAGLLGRPEHGSWQLGPAGGGPCSTRHYLADSLVLESRWDTPRGTVKIVDFMPQRDRVPQLVRIVEGLTGEVEMRGALRLRFNHGRVAPWVRRTEHHRVAVAGPDSAWLRVPPGVHTFGEDGATRSDFTVRAGDRIPFVLTWQPSHLHTTPRTDPEGALATTLGGWQSWAGNCRYRGEWRDAVVRSLITLKALAYEPTGGIVAAATASLPEQIGGERNWDYRFCWLRDSSMTLSALLRGGFREEAAAWRKWLLRAIAGDPGDLQAVYGVAGERGLPETRADWLPGYRDSSPVRFGNAAVRQLQLDVYGEVVDTLHLALLAGIPMERQVWSLLRTLMTYLEKHWPEPDEGLWEVRGGRRHFVHSKVMAWVAADRAVKMAEATGLPAPVERWRQMRDLVHADVCAHGYDRRRGSFVQHYGGTELDASTLFVVKTGFLPPDDPRVVTTVDAIRDGLDHGGFVRRYATEAGTDGLPGSEGAFLACSFWLADALLATGRPDEARELFHRVVALSNDLGLLSEQWDSVEGRQLGNTPQAFTHVALVNSAFTLFGGDAA; encoded by the coding sequence ATGGCCGGAAACATCGAGGACTACGCCCTCGTCGGTGACCTCCAGACGGCCGCGCTGATCGGGCGCGACGGGTCGGTGGACTGGCTGTGCCTGCCCCGGTTCGACTCCCCCAGTTGCTTCGCCGGTCTGCTCGGCCGTCCCGAGCACGGCTCCTGGCAGCTCGGCCCGGCCGGCGGCGGCCCGTGCAGCACCCGCCACTACCTGGCCGACAGCCTCGTCCTGGAATCCCGCTGGGACACCCCCCGGGGCACCGTCAAGATCGTCGACTTCATGCCGCAGCGCGACCGGGTGCCCCAGCTGGTCCGGATCGTCGAGGGCCTGACCGGCGAGGTGGAGATGCGCGGCGCCCTCCGGCTGCGCTTCAACCACGGCCGGGTCGCCCCCTGGGTCCGCCGCACCGAGCACCACCGGGTGGCCGTCGCCGGACCGGACTCCGCCTGGCTGCGCGTCCCGCCCGGGGTGCACACCTTCGGCGAGGACGGCGCCACCCGCTCCGACTTCACCGTCCGGGCCGGCGACCGGATCCCGTTCGTCCTCACCTGGCAGCCCTCCCACCTGCACACCACCCCCCGGACCGACCCGGAGGGGGCGCTCGCCACGACCCTCGGCGGCTGGCAGAGCTGGGCCGGCAACTGCCGCTACCGCGGCGAGTGGCGGGACGCCGTGGTCCGCTCCCTGATCACCCTCAAGGCCCTCGCCTACGAGCCCACCGGCGGCATCGTCGCCGCCGCCACCGCCTCGCTGCCCGAGCAGATCGGCGGCGAACGCAACTGGGACTACCGGTTCTGCTGGCTGCGCGACTCCAGCATGACCCTCTCCGCCCTGCTCCGCGGCGGGTTCCGCGAGGAGGCCGCCGCGTGGCGCAAGTGGCTGCTGCGAGCCATCGCCGGCGACCCGGGCGACCTCCAGGCCGTGTACGGCGTGGCCGGCGAGCGCGGCCTCCCGGAGACCCGGGCCGACTGGCTGCCCGGCTACCGCGACTCCTCCCCCGTCCGGTTCGGCAACGCCGCCGTCCGCCAGCTCCAACTCGACGTCTACGGCGAGGTGGTGGACACCCTGCACCTGGCGCTGCTGGCCGGCATCCCGATGGAGCGCCAGGTCTGGAGCCTGCTGCGCACCCTGATGACCTACCTGGAGAAGCACTGGCCCGAGCCGGACGAGGGCCTGTGGGAGGTCCGCGGCGGGCGCCGGCACTTCGTCCACTCCAAGGTGATGGCCTGGGTGGCCGCCGACCGGGCGGTGAAGATGGCCGAGGCCACCGGGCTGCCCGCGCCGGTGGAGCGCTGGCGGCAGATGCGCGACCTGGTGCACGCCGACGTCTGCGCCCACGGCTACGACCGCCGCCGCGGCTCCTTCGTCCAGCACTACGGCGGCACCGAGCTGGACGCCTCCACCCTGTTCGTGGTGAAGACCGGCTTCCTGCCCCCGGACGACCCGCGGGTGGTGACGACGGTCGACGCCATCCGGGACGGGCTGGACCACGGCGGCTTCGTCCGCCGGTACGCCACCGAGGCCGGCACCGACGGGCTGCCCGGCTCCGAAGGCGCCTTCCTGGCCTGCTCGTTCTGGCTCGCTGACGCCCTGCTGGCGACCGGCCGGCCGGATGAGGCCCGGGAACTGTTCCACCGGGTGGTCGCCCTGAGCAACGACCTCGGGCTGCTCTCCGAGCAGTGGGACTCGGTGGAGGGCCGGCAACTCGGCAACACCCCGCAGGCGTTCACCCACGTCGCACTGGTCAACTCGGCCTTCACCCTGTTCGGCGGGGACGCGGCCTGA
- a CDS encoding SAM-dependent methyltransferase, producing the protein MGRPNWVPAGTDLEKPNAARVYDYYLGGSHNFEVDREMARRAVELWPELPQIMRANRAFLRRSVQYLAERGFTRFLDIGSGIPTFGPVHDAARAVRPESRVVYVDHDPVAVAHSRLILDGDPLSSTVLADLRDVDGLLADPDVAALLEPGEPVAVLLVAVLHFVDDRDEPEKVVARLRDALPPGSALVLSHASLEGAAEQAGPHQELYRRTPTPLTMRDRDRITGLFDGFDLVEPGLVYLPEWHPESPEAVGPHPERMTGMAGVGLLS; encoded by the coding sequence ATGGGGCGACCGAACTGGGTGCCCGCCGGAACGGACCTCGAAAAGCCCAACGCGGCCCGGGTCTACGACTACTACCTCGGGGGTTCCCACAACTTCGAGGTGGACCGCGAGATGGCCCGGAGGGCCGTGGAACTGTGGCCCGAACTCCCGCAGATCATGCGGGCCAACCGCGCGTTCCTGCGCCGTTCGGTCCAGTACCTCGCTGAGCGCGGCTTCACCCGGTTCCTGGACATCGGCTCCGGCATCCCCACCTTCGGCCCCGTCCACGACGCCGCCCGCGCGGTCCGGCCCGAGTCCCGCGTGGTGTACGTGGACCACGACCCGGTCGCGGTGGCCCACAGCCGCCTGATCCTCGACGGCGACCCGCTCAGCTCCACCGTCCTGGCCGACCTGCGGGACGTCGACGGGCTGCTCGCCGACCCCGACGTGGCCGCCCTGCTGGAGCCGGGCGAGCCGGTGGCCGTGCTGCTGGTCGCCGTCCTGCACTTCGTCGACGACCGGGACGAGCCGGAGAAGGTGGTCGCGCGGCTCCGCGACGCCCTGCCGCCCGGCAGCGCCCTGGTGCTCTCGCACGCCTCGCTGGAGGGCGCGGCCGAGCAGGCCGGCCCGCACCAGGAGCTGTACCGGCGCACGCCCACCCCGCTCACCATGCGCGACCGCGACCGGATCACCGGCCTCTTCGACGGCTTCGACCTGGTCGAACCGGGGCTGGTGTACCTGCCCGAGTGGCACCCCGAGAGCCCGGAGGCGGTCGGCCCGCATCCCGAGCGGATGACCGGGATGGCCGGCGTCGGGCTCCTGTCGTGA
- a CDS encoding putative bifunctional diguanylate cyclase/phosphodiesterase: MRETGQAMDSDGFRDVWAALLRREHGGAVDPGEFGVLVSETAELLDRARTDHPFHPALAERAGAMLVDAHYTDPALLARAVTLLQRTRAGDGRGPELAGAFAAGWAAALRERTLREQEAIRLAADTARQGVERALRASEARFRALFESAAIGIGLGDVEGNILAVNRAMQEIFGVSPGQMKGRRVNDLVHPEDAPGVWEAYGELISGKREYFQVDKPYYRRDGEVVWTHLTVSLIRDDEGRPQYQVAMMEDITDRYRLQERLRHQATHDPLTGLPNRVAFFERLERLFEEPEPGARFGLCYVDLDGFKVVNDSLGHDMGDQLLAAVAARLEAALSPLGHLVARLGGDEFVVLLENCRGEQEAVAAAKTVLAALAKPVLIGDHKLAVGASVGVLERRVATTTPGAAVRAADLTLYRAKEAGRGRWTLFDPKENARAVSRYAVSVRMPAALDRGEFFIDYQPMVDLADGSLVAVEALVRWRHPQLGVLGPEEFVGVAEETGLIMPLGRWVLEQACGQAAEWVARFGERAPRLSVNLAVRQARNAGLVADIDRILGSTGLDPRLLQLEITESTVVGPEDEALKALHGLVDMGVSLAVDDFGTGWSNLAYLRDLPVSGLKIAGSFVGDLHDPAKDTHLGWRIVSGLVSLAHTLGLTVTAEGVETRADAERLRLMGCDWAQGWHFGRPVRPGEIARRIAEENLPESAVLPE, from the coding sequence GTGAGGGAGACCGGGCAGGCCATGGACTCCGACGGCTTCCGCGACGTGTGGGCGGCGCTGCTGCGCCGGGAGCACGGCGGGGCCGTCGACCCGGGGGAGTTCGGCGTCCTGGTGTCCGAGACCGCGGAGCTGCTCGACCGCGCCCGCACCGACCACCCCTTCCACCCCGCGCTGGCCGAACGGGCCGGCGCCATGCTGGTCGACGCCCACTACACCGACCCGGCGCTGCTGGCCCGGGCGGTCACCCTGCTGCAGCGGACCCGCGCCGGCGACGGCCGCGGCCCGGAGCTGGCCGGCGCCTTCGCGGCCGGCTGGGCCGCCGCGCTGCGCGAGCGCACGCTGCGTGAGCAGGAGGCGATCCGGCTGGCCGCGGACACCGCCCGGCAGGGCGTGGAGCGGGCGCTGCGCGCCTCCGAGGCCCGGTTCCGGGCGCTGTTCGAGAGCGCGGCGATCGGCATCGGCCTGGGCGACGTCGAGGGCAACATCCTCGCCGTGAACCGGGCCATGCAGGAGATCTTCGGCGTCAGCCCCGGCCAGATGAAGGGCCGCCGGGTGAACGACCTGGTGCACCCCGAGGACGCCCCGGGCGTCTGGGAGGCGTACGGGGAGCTGATCAGCGGCAAGCGCGAGTACTTCCAGGTCGACAAGCCGTACTACCGGCGGGACGGCGAGGTGGTGTGGACCCACCTGACCGTCTCGCTGATCCGCGACGACGAGGGCCGGCCGCAGTACCAGGTCGCGATGATGGAGGACATCACCGACCGCTACCGGCTCCAGGAGCGGCTGCGGCACCAGGCCACCCACGACCCGCTGACCGGGCTGCCCAACCGGGTGGCGTTCTTCGAGCGCCTGGAGCGGCTCTTCGAGGAGCCGGAGCCGGGCGCCCGGTTCGGCCTGTGCTACGTGGACCTGGACGGCTTCAAGGTGGTCAACGACAGCCTCGGCCACGACATGGGCGACCAGCTGCTGGCCGCCGTCGCGGCCCGGCTGGAGGCCGCCCTCAGCCCGCTCGGCCACCTGGTGGCCCGGCTGGGCGGCGACGAGTTCGTGGTGCTGCTGGAGAACTGCCGGGGCGAGCAGGAGGCGGTGGCCGCCGCCAAGACCGTGCTGGCCGCCCTGGCCAAGCCGGTGCTGATCGGCGACCACAAGCTGGCCGTGGGCGCCAGCGTCGGCGTGCTGGAGCGGCGGGTGGCCACCACCACCCCCGGGGCCGCGGTGCGGGCCGCCGACCTCACCCTGTACCGGGCCAAGGAGGCCGGCCGCGGCCGGTGGACCCTGTTCGACCCCAAGGAGAACGCCCGCGCGGTCAGCCGGTACGCGGTGTCCGTCCGGATGCCCGCCGCCCTGGACCGCGGCGAGTTCTTCATCGACTACCAGCCGATGGTCGACCTGGCCGACGGCTCGCTGGTCGCGGTGGAGGCGCTGGTCCGCTGGCGCCACCCGCAGCTGGGCGTGCTCGGCCCCGAGGAGTTCGTCGGGGTGGCCGAGGAGACCGGCCTGATCATGCCGCTCGGCCGCTGGGTGCTGGAACAGGCCTGCGGCCAGGCCGCCGAGTGGGTGGCCAGGTTCGGCGAGCGGGCGCCCCGACTGAGCGTCAACCTGGCGGTCCGTCAGGCCCGTAACGCGGGACTGGTGGCGGACATCGACCGGATCCTCGGCTCCACCGGGCTGGACCCGCGGCTGCTCCAGCTGGAGATCACCGAGTCCACCGTGGTCGGACCGGAGGACGAGGCGCTGAAGGCCCTGCACGGGCTGGTCGACATGGGCGTGTCGCTGGCCGTGGACGACTTCGGCACCGGCTGGTCCAACCTCGCCTACCTGCGCGACCTCCCGGTCTCCGGGCTGAAGATCGCCGGCTCCTTCGTCGGTGACCTGCACGATCCCGCCAAGGACACCCACCTGGGCTGGCGGATCGTCAGCGGCCTGGTGTCGCTGGCCCACACGCTCGGACTCACCGTCACCGCCGAGGGCGTGGAGACCCGCGCCGACGCCGAACGGCTGCGGCTGATGGGCTGCGACTGGGCCCAGGGCTGGCACTTCGGCCGCCCGGTGCGCCCCGGGGAGATCGCCCGCCGGATCGCCGAGGAGAACCTGCCGGAGTCGGCCGTCCTGCCCGAGTGA
- a CDS encoding glycosyltransferase family 2 protein: protein MSTTLPPDRGVPYPVRGSRPMRRSTDRPAVRLPLRRASDYAARQPVSLVVPARNEACNIPWVFEQIPPCVDEVVLVDGGSEDATVATARQILPTVRVVEQHGPGKGGALRTGFAAASGEYIVTMSADGSMWPGEIAHYVHFLDSGYDLVQGSRRVVGGGSLDLTRIRSLGNQLLIAVANRLYRTALTDLCYGFRAFRRDLLDGLDLRSDLEIEAELVAHALRSGLRIAEVPSLELPRRSGRSHLHAVSDGRRVLRTLVAERPGSRSAAPLAGGEGTR, encoded by the coding sequence ATGAGCACCACCCTGCCTCCTGACCGCGGGGTCCCGTACCCCGTGCGCGGCTCCCGGCCCATGCGCCGGTCCACCGACCGGCCCGCCGTCCGCCTCCCGCTGCGGCGCGCGTCCGACTACGCCGCCCGCCAACCGGTCTCCCTGGTCGTCCCGGCCCGCAACGAGGCCTGCAACATCCCCTGGGTGTTCGAACAGATCCCGCCCTGCGTGGACGAGGTGGTCCTGGTCGACGGCGGCTCCGAGGACGCCACCGTGGCCACCGCCCGGCAGATCCTGCCGACCGTCCGGGTCGTCGAGCAGCACGGCCCCGGCAAGGGCGGCGCGCTGCGCACCGGCTTCGCCGCCGCGAGCGGCGAGTACATCGTCACCATGAGCGCCGACGGGTCGATGTGGCCCGGCGAGATCGCCCACTACGTGCATTTCCTCGACAGCGGCTACGACCTCGTCCAGGGGTCACGCCGGGTCGTCGGCGGCGGATCGCTCGACCTGACCAGGATCCGCTCGCTCGGCAACCAGCTGCTGATCGCCGTCGCCAACCGGCTCTACCGCACCGCCCTGACCGACCTGTGCTACGGGTTCCGCGCCTTCCGGCGCGACCTCCTGGACGGCCTGGACCTCCGCTCCGACCTCGAGATCGAGGCCGAGCTGGTCGCCCACGCCCTCCGCTCGGGCCTTCGCATCGCCGAGGTGCCCAGCCTTGAACTTCCCCGCCGCAGTGGTCGCTCGCACCTGCACGCCGTCTCCGACGGCCGAAGGGTACTGCGGACCCTCGTGGCCGAGCGTCCCGGCTCCCGATCCGCGGCGCCCCTTGCCGGAGGGGAAGGCACGAGATGA